Below is a window of Pseudodesulfovibrio sp. 5S69 DNA.
GGTTTCGCCGAGGACCCGTCGGCCTTCGGCTCGGACTGGGCCGACCGGACCTGGTTCCGGGGCGTGGCCGAGAACGGCACTTTCCACATCTCCGACGTCTACACCTCCTCGGCCTCGGGCCGGGAGTGCATCACCGTGTCCGGCCCCTTTTTCGGCAAGAACGGCAGGATGCTCGGCGTGATCGCGGCGGATGTGAGCGTTTCCGCCTAGGCGGCCGCGGTTTCCGCCGTACCCCTGCCCCGGTTGCATTGTATCCGGGGCGGCACTATGGTCTTGCCTACCGGCGTCTTCACCGGCCGGATCAATCGATTGCAAAAAAGAGGTACGATCATGATCACTACGAAGAGCAAACAAGACGATTACCTGACGGAGTTCACGGACGGCGACCATGTGGGCCAATGCGACGCCCCGGTCGGGAAGGGCGGTCAGGACGCGGCGTTCACGCCCTTCGCCCTGCTGGAGGCCTCCCTGGCCGGGTGCCTGAACATCACTCTGCGCGCCTTCGCCGCATCGCACGACATCGAGTTGGGCCACGTGGAGACCTCCGTCACCGTGGTGCCGGGCGAGGCTGGCTCGACCTTCGAATACAGCGTCAAGCTGCCTGAAGGGTTGAGCGAAAAGGATACGAAACGGTTGCTAGCGGCCCTGAAGGGATGCCCCATCCACGGTCTGCTCGGTAAGCCCATCTCGTTCGAATTGAAGGCGGAGTAATCCGCGAGGCAGCTTGTCCGCCCCGGTTGCCGGGATGCGGGCAAGGCCCCGGCCAACGAAAAACGGCACGCGACCGGATCGCGTGCCGTTTTGCATTTTTCGGGATGGCCGGCGCGTTCGATTCCCTCCGGACGGCGTCAGGCGCGCTTCCTTGGGGAATATTGCATCAGGGCGTTGCCCGCGATGATGAAAGCCAGTCCGACCACCGTGGCGGGGTGGATGGTCTCGCCCACCAGGAAATGGATGAAGACCAGGGAGAGGAAGGGCGACAGGAAAATGAGATTGGCCACGCGCGCGGTGCCGCCGCCGTCGGGCCGGGCTGCGTATTTCATGGCCGTCAGCCAGAGGGCGAAGGTAATGCCCATTTCGAAGAGGCCCACGTAGGCTGCGGCCAGGAGCGGGCCTGCGGCGAGCGGCGGCAGCTCGGAAAAGAGCAGGGTGGCTGCCAGGATGAAGGGGAAGCCGGTCAGGAAGCTCAGCAGCAGCCCGGCCATGGGGTTGGCTTTGCTCCGGGTGTTGAAGATCCAGTACAGGGCCCAGATGACCGTGCTGCCCAGGGCCAGGGCCACGCCGGGCAGGCTGGAAAAGTGCATGCCGAGCAGGTCGCCGTGGGTGGAGATGACCACCACGCCGAGGTAGCTGAAGAGGATGGCGACGAGCGCCTTGAGCGAGAGCTTCTGGCCGAGCAGGGGCACGGACAGCAGGGACAGGGTCACGGCCCAGGTGTAGTTGATCGGCTGGGCCTCCTGGGCGGGCAGCAGGTCGTAGGCTTTGAACAGGATGGTGTAGTAGAGGAACGGGTTGAGCAGCCCGAGCAGGGCGCAGCGCAGCGTCTCCTTGCGGCCCATCCTCATGATTTCGCCGAGCTTTCCCTGGAAGAGCAGGATGGCCGCCAGGGTTGCTGCGGACACGGCGCAGGCGCAGAGCAGGAGTTGCAGCGGGTCGAGGTTGCGCAGGGCGATCTTGAAGGCCGAGGCCACGGTGGACCAGATGGACACCGTGGCCAGGCCGTAGAGCAAGGCTTTCTTGCTGTCGGTCACTGCAGGCTAGACGATGACGTGTTTGCGGATGTAGCCGACCACCTCGTCCACGTCGTCCGTGACCATGAACAGGTCGAGGTCTTCGGCCTTGCAAAAGCCGTTGGGGACCATCTGGGTCTTGAACCAGTCGATCAGCCCTGCCCAGTACTCGGAGCCGAAGAGCACGATGGGGAACGGCTTGATGCGGTGGGTCTGGATGAGCACCAGGGCCTCGGACAGCTCGTCCAGGGTGCCGTAGCCGCCGGGCAGGGCCACGTAGGCCAGGGCGTACTTGATGAACATGAGCTTGCGGATGAAGAAGTAGCGGAACTCGCTCTTGATGTTCAGGAACTCGTTGCTCTTCTGCTCCATGGGCAGGTGGATGTGCAGCCCGATGGATTCGCCATCGTTCTCGAACGCGCCCTTGTTGCCCGCTTCCATGAGGCCGGGACCGCCGCCGGTGATGACCGAAAATCCGGCCTGGGACAAGGCCTTGGACAGCTCCACGGTCTTCTGGTAGAGCGGTTCGTCCTGCTTGACCCTGGCCGATCCGAACACGGAAACGGCTGGGCCGATTTCGGACAGGTTCTCGAACCCGTCGACGATTTCGGACATGATCTTGAAGAGCCGCCAGGACTCGTGGATGGACAGATCGTCGATCAGATATTGCTTGGAACGATGAATCATTGGTTCTCCTGTGCGCTCATGGCAAGGTTGCCTGGACACGGTTTATGGGGCATGTAGTCTGGGCGGCGGATGCAGGATTCCGCCGACTGCTTCATTACACTGATTTTGTTCCGTTCGGAAGAGGATTATATTCCGGAATTCCGGGCGGGACGGCAACGCGAGGACAACGTATGAAAGTCACCTTCATGGGCGCGGCCCGCACCGTCAGCGGCTCCTGTTACATTCTCGAATGCGACGGCAAGCGTTTCGCCGTGGATTGCGGCATGCACCAGGGCAACAGGGAGATCGAAAAACGCAACTGGAACATCGACGCCTATGACCCCAAGAAGCTTGATTTCATCCTGATCACCCACGCCCATATCGACCACACCGGGCTGTTGCCCGCCCTGGTGGCCAAGGGATACCGCAATCCCATCTACTGCACCTCGCCCACCCGCGACCTGCTGGAGATCATGCTCCTGGACTCGGCCCATATCCAGGAGATGGAGGCGGAGTGGGGCAACCGCAAGCAACGCCGGACAGGCGGCGACATGATCAAGCCGCTGTACACCATCGCCGATGCCGAGCGGACCACGCCGCTGTTCGCGGCCATCGAATACTCCAAGACCTTCGAGCCCGCGCCGGGCGTCAAGGTGACCTACAAGGATGCCGGGCACATCCTCGGCTCGGCCTTCATCGAGATCGAGTACCAGGAGGACGGCAAGCTGACCAAGGCGGTCTTCTCCGGCGATCTGGGCAGGCCGGAACAGCTCATCGTCAATGACCCGTCCGATATGGAGTGCGCGGACTACCTGTTCATGGAGTCCACCTACGGCAACCGCAACCACGTGGACGAGAAGGGCAGCCTGGACGAACTGGCCGAGGCCATCGCCTACAGCTACGGCAACGGCGAAAAGGTGGTCATCCCGGCCTTTGCCGTGGAGCGCTCCCAGCAGATCATTTATTCCCTGTTCCTGCTCAAGAAGCAGGGCAAGCTGCCCGCGGACATGCCCATCTACCTGGACAGTCCGCTGGCCATCCGGGCCACGGAGATTTTCCGCCACCATCCCGAATATTTCGACGAAAAGACCCAGGAGTACATCCGGAACGGGGAGAACCCCCTGGACCTGCCCAACCTCCATTTCACCCAGACGCGCGAACAGTCCCAGGCCATCAACGAGTCCCAGGGACCGGCCATCATCATCTCGGCCAGCGGCATGGCCAATGCGGGGCGGATCAAGCACCACCTCAAGCACAACCTGTGGCGTCCGGGGGCCAGTGTGGTCTTCGTGGGCTGGCAGGGCGTGGGCACGCCGGGCCGCAAGATCGTCAACGGGGCCGAGAAGATCACCATCTTCGGCGAGGAGGTCCTGGTCAAGGCCAAGGTCTTCACCATCAACGGCTTCTCCGGCCACGCCGGGCGCGACGAACTTTTGGACTGGCTCGGGACCATGCAGGGCAAGCCCATCAAGGTCCTGCTCGTGCACGGCGAGGCCGAGGTGCAGGACGAATTCGCCAAACTGATTACCGAGAAGTTCGGCTTCGAGGTGCACATCCCCGAGTACATGGAGGTCCTGGAGCTCCTGCCGGGCAAGGAGTTCGAACCCGTGGTGGACCTGGATGTGGCCCGGCCGCGCGTGGACTGGGAATTCCTGCTGGCGGACTCCGAGACACTGTACCAGGAGCTGCGCAACCGGCTCCGGGACGTGGAAAAGCGCCCCTGGGTGGACCAGGCCGAGCTGCGCGACAAGCTGCTTGACATCAACCGCACCATCGTGGAGCTGGTCTCCGAGATGTAGCCGTGCGGATCGTCGGAGGCCAATACAAGGGGCGCAGGATACTGACCTGCGAGGGCCCCGGATACCGTCCCGCGACCATGAAGGTGCGCGAGTCCGTCTTCTCCATGCTCACGGCGCGGGGCGTGGACTTCCATGACGCGCGGGTCATCGACATGTTCGCAGGAAGCGGCTCCCTGGCGCTCGAATGTCTCAGCCGGGGCGCGCCCACGGCCTGGTTCGTGGAGAAAAGCCCCAAGGCCGCCGCGCTCATCCGCCGCAACCTGGCCGATCTGAAAGTGGATAAGTCACGATACAGGGTGGTCTGCAAGGACCTTTTTGGTGTATTGTCCAAGGGCCCGGAGCGCCCCTTCGATTTGGTCTTCATCGACCCGCCCTATGGTCACGACCTGCTCGTCCCGGCCCTGGAAAAGGCGCTGGGCAACGCTTGGATCGCGCAGGACGCACTGGTCCTGGCCGAGGTGGAGAGCGCTGTCACCCCCCCGCAGGACGGCCCCGTGGGGGACATGGAATTGCTAACCGACCGGGAATACGGTCAAACCAGGATTTTACTATGGCGAAATTGAACCCCAGGCTGGCCGTCTACCCCGGCACATTCGATCCTCTGACCATGGGCCACGTGAGCTTGACCCGCCGGGGGCTGAAGGTCTTCGACAACATCATCCTGGCCGTGGCCGAGAGCACGCCCAAGCGGACGCTGTTCACCGTGGGCGAGCGCGTGGCCCTGGCCCAGGACGTGTTCCGAGACGAGCCGAGGGTCACGGTGGCATCCTTCGACTGCCTGCTTATCGACTACGTGGAGAGCCGGGGGGCGGGGGCGATCATGCGCGGTCTGCGCGCGGTCTCGGACTTCGAGTACGAGTTTCAGATGGCGCTCATGAACCGCAAGCTCAAGTGGGAGATCGAGACCGTCTTCATGATGACCGACTTCAAGTGGATGTACCTGAGCTCCACCATCGTCAAGGAAGTGGCCCAGT
It encodes the following:
- a CDS encoding OsmC family protein, yielding MITTKSKQDDYLTEFTDGDHVGQCDAPVGKGGQDAAFTPFALLEASLAGCLNITLRAFAASHDIELGHVETSVTVVPGEAGSTFEYSVKLPEGLSEKDTKRLLAALKGCPIHGLLGKPISFELKAE
- a CDS encoding DMT family transporter codes for the protein MTDSKKALLYGLATVSIWSTVASAFKIALRNLDPLQLLLCACAVSAATLAAILLFQGKLGEIMRMGRKETLRCALLGLLNPFLYYTILFKAYDLLPAQEAQPINYTWAVTLSLLSVPLLGQKLSLKALVAILFSYLGVVVISTHGDLLGMHFSSLPGVALALGSTVIWALYWIFNTRSKANPMAGLLLSFLTGFPFILAATLLFSELPPLAAGPLLAAAYVGLFEMGITFALWLTAMKYAARPDGGGTARVANLIFLSPFLSLVFIHFLVGETIHPATVVGLAFIIAGNALMQYSPRKRA
- a CDS encoding TIGR00730 family Rossman fold protein: MHRSKQYLIDDLSIHESWRLFKIMSEIVDGFENLSEIGPAVSVFGSARVKQDEPLYQKTVELSKALSQAGFSVITGGGPGLMEAGNKGAFENDGESIGLHIHLPMEQKSNEFLNIKSEFRYFFIRKLMFIKYALAYVALPGGYGTLDELSEALVLIQTHRIKPFPIVLFGSEYWAGLIDWFKTQMVPNGFCKAEDLDLFMVTDDVDEVVGYIRKHVIV
- a CDS encoding MBL fold metallo-hydrolase codes for the protein MKVTFMGAARTVSGSCYILECDGKRFAVDCGMHQGNREIEKRNWNIDAYDPKKLDFILITHAHIDHTGLLPALVAKGYRNPIYCTSPTRDLLEIMLLDSAHIQEMEAEWGNRKQRRTGGDMIKPLYTIADAERTTPLFAAIEYSKTFEPAPGVKVTYKDAGHILGSAFIEIEYQEDGKLTKAVFSGDLGRPEQLIVNDPSDMECADYLFMESTYGNRNHVDEKGSLDELAEAIAYSYGNGEKVVIPAFAVERSQQIIYSLFLLKKQGKLPADMPIYLDSPLAIRATEIFRHHPEYFDEKTQEYIRNGENPLDLPNLHFTQTREQSQAINESQGPAIIISASGMANAGRIKHHLKHNLWRPGASVVFVGWQGVGTPGRKIVNGAEKITIFGEEVLVKAKVFTINGFSGHAGRDELLDWLGTMQGKPIKVLLVHGEAEVQDEFAKLITEKFGFEVHIPEYMEVLELLPGKEFEPVVDLDVARPRVDWEFLLADSETLYQELRNRLRDVEKRPWVDQAELRDKLLDINRTIVELVSEM
- the rsmD gene encoding 16S rRNA (guanine(966)-N(2))-methyltransferase RsmD, whose amino-acid sequence is MRIVGGQYKGRRILTCEGPGYRPATMKVRESVFSMLTARGVDFHDARVIDMFAGSGSLALECLSRGAPTAWFVEKSPKAAALIRRNLADLKVDKSRYRVVCKDLFGVLSKGPERPFDLVFIDPPYGHDLLVPALEKALGNAWIAQDALVLAEVESAVTPPQDGPVGDMELLTDREYGQTRILLWRN
- the coaD gene encoding pantetheine-phosphate adenylyltransferase, with protein sequence MAKLNPRLAVYPGTFDPLTMGHVSLTRRGLKVFDNIILAVAESTPKRTLFTVGERVALAQDVFRDEPRVTVASFDCLLIDYVESRGAGAIMRGLRAVSDFEYEFQMALMNRKLKWEIETVFMMTDFKWMYLSSTIVKEVAQYGGDIRGLVPGPVATALSVKFGVKPQDWGHNHYI